The following proteins are co-located in the Triticum aestivum cultivar Chinese Spring chromosome 1A, IWGSC CS RefSeq v2.1, whole genome shotgun sequence genome:
- the LOC123078841 gene encoding laccase-25 isoform X2 produces the protein MTIHWHGIFQRGSQWADGPAMVTQCPVQPGSNYTYRFNVTGQEGTLWWHAHFSFLRATVYGALIILPRGGAEAYPFTKPDKEEIIMFGEWWNANVFDLQQMALLTGIPAGPADAYTINGKPGDFYNCSAPNQTHMFEVKKNETYLLRIINAALNTPLFFKVANHTFTVVAADACYTTPYKTNVVVVGPGQTVDALMVADAVVGRYYMAASPYDSGIPSGPPFSRTNATAVLEYAGGPNTTSPPALPQLPEFNDTNTAHRFLSNLTALVLPGKPTVPLAVDTRMFVTVGMGVADCQPEQTLCNRSRTMFASSMNNASFVPPRSTSMLEAHYSNLTAGVYTRDFPDQPPVLFDYTADASNNATMQYTTKSTKVRTLRYNETVEMVLQNTRLIAKESHPMHLHGFNFFVLAQGFGNYNQTTAARQFNLVNPQERNTVLVPTGGWAVIRFIADNPGMWYMHCHFEAHLDLGLGMVFEVQDGPTPDTSLPPPPKDLPQC, from the exons ATGACCATCCACTG GCATGGCATATTCCAGCGTGGCAGTCAGTGGGCAGACGGGCCGGCGATGGTCACGCAGTGCCCCGTCCAGCCAGGCAGCAACTACACCTACCGCTTCAACGTCACCGGGCAGGAGGGCACGCTCTGGTGGCATGCCCACTTCTCCTTCCTCCGCGCCACCGTCTATGGTGCCCTCATCATCCTGCCCCGCGGCGGCGCCGAGGCCTACCCCTTCACCAAGCCCGACAAGGAGGAGATCATCATGTTCGGGGAGTGGTGGAACGCCAATGTATTCGACTTGCAGCAGATGGCGCTACTCACCGGAATTCCTGCCGGGCCAGCCGACGCCTACACCATCAACGGCAAGCCGGGAGACTTCTACAACTGCTCCGCCCCAAATC AGACGCACATGTTCGAGGTGAAGAAGAACGAGACGTACCTGCTCCGGATCATCAACGCTGCGCTCAACACGCCTCTGTTCTTCAAGGTGGCGAACCACACCTTCACCGTGGTGGCGGCGGACGCGTGCTACACCACACCGTACAAGACGAACGTGGTGGTGGTTGGGCCCGGGCAGACCGTGGACGCGCTCATGGTCGCGGACGCCGTGGTCGGGCGATACTACATGGCGGCGTCTCCCTATGATAGTGGGATACCGTCGGGGCCGCCGTTCAGCAGGACCAACGCGACGGCGGTGCTAGAGTACGCCGGCGGACCGAACACGACCTCGCCGCCTGCGCTTCCACAGTTGCCGGAGTTCAACGACACGAACACCGCCCACAGGTTCCTCTCCAACCTCACCGCGTTGGTGCTCCCCGGCAAGCCGACCGTGCCGCTCGCGGTGGACACCCGCATGTTTGTCACCGTCGGGATGGGCGTCGCCGACTGCCAGCCGGAGCAGACGTTGTGCAACCGGAGCCGCACCATGTTCGCGTCGAGCATGAACAACGCGTCCTTCGTGCCGCCGAGGAGCACCTCCATGCTCGAGGCCCACTACAGCAACTTGACGGCGGGCGTCTACACCCGCGACTTCCCCGACCAGCCGCCGGTCCTCTTCGACTACACCGCCGACGCGAGCAACAACGCCACGATGCAGTACACAACCAAGTCGACCAAGGTGCGGACGCTCCGGTACAACGAGACGGTGGAGATGGTGCTCCAGAACACGCGGCTCATCGCCAAGGAGAGCCACCCCATGCACCTCCACGGCTTCAACTTCTTCGTCCTAGCACAGGGCTTTGGGAACTACAACCAGACAACCGCGGCGCGGCAATTCAACCTCGTCAACCCCCAAGAGCGCAACACCGTCCTCGTCCCCACCGGTGGCTGGGCTGTCATCCGCTTCATCGCCGACAATCCAG GGATGTGGTACATGCACTGTCACTTCGAGGCTCATCTTGATCTCGGGTTGGGAATGGTGTTTGAGGTTCAGGACGGGCCCACACCGGATACTTCTCTGCCGCCGCCACCTAAAGACCTGCCGCAATGTTGA
- the LOC123187726 gene encoding uncharacterized mitochondrial protein AtMg00810-like yields MEYKQCNGDQTVFYKHSKQQITILAVYVDDIIITGDNEEEIGRLKKCLGKAFEVKDLGQLKYFLGIEVARSKRGIALSQRKYTLELLSDMGMLGCRAAPTPIEQNHKLTAQMGEQVNKAKYQQLVGKLLYLCHTRPDITYAVSVVSRYMHDPRSGHLDAVYRIMRYLKGSPGMGLWFKSNGHLNVDGYSDADWASCLDDRRSTSGYCVFVGGNLVSWRSKKQPVVSKSTAEAEYRAMSQGLSEMLWVRGLLLELKVLRQDPLNVWCDNKSAISIAKNPVQHDRTKHVEIDRFFIKEKLDAGIIKITHVSSGQQVADCLTKGLGTRENNLACDKMGMIDIYHPS; encoded by the coding sequence ATGGAGTATAAACAATGCAATGGAGATCAAACTGTTTTCTATAAACATTCCAAGCAACAGATTACTATTCTtgcagtatatgtggatgacatcataatAACGGGAGACAATGAAGAGGAGATTGGAAGACTAAAGAAATGCCTAGGCAAAGCATTTGAAGTTAAGGATCTTGGTCAGCTAAAATATTTCCTGGGTATCGAAGTTGCAAGATCAAAGAGGGGAATAGCCCTGTCTCAGCGGAAGTATACCTTAGAGCTCCTAAGTGATATGGGAATGCTTGGATGTAGAGCAGCCCCAACTCCCATTGAACAAAATCACAAATTGACAGCACAGATGGGTGAACAAGTTAACAAAGCAAAATATCAACAATTGGTTGGCAAACTTCTGTACTTGTGTCACACTAGACCAGATATTACATATGCAGTAAGTGTAGTAAGTAGATATATGCATGACCCCAGAAGTGGACACCTTGATGCAGTCTATAGAATCATGAGGTATCTAAAGGGCAGCCCTGGTATGGGACTCTGGTTCAAGAGTAATGGCCATTTGAATGTTGACGGTTATAGCGATGCTGATTGGGCTAGCTGTCTTGATGATAGACGATCAACCTCTGGCtattgtgtgtttgttggtggaaATTTGGTATCATGGAGAAGCAAAAAACAACCGGTGGTGTCAAAatcaactgcagaagctgagtatagGGCAATGTCTCAAGGGCTGAGTGAGATGTTATGGGTAAGAGGCCTTCTGCTTGAGCTGAAAGTGCTCAGACAAGATCCTCTGAATGTGTGGTGTGACAACAAATCTGCAATCAGCATTGCTAAAAATCCAGTGCAACATGACAGAACAAAACATGTGGAGATAGACAGATTCTTTATCAAAGAGAAACTGGATGCAGGAATCATCAAGATAACTCATGTGAGCTCTGGACAACAAGTCGCCGATTGTTTGACAAAAGGTTTGGGAACCAGGGAGAACAATCTTGCTTGTGACAAGATGGGCATGATAGATATCTATCATCCctcttga
- the LOC123078841 gene encoding laccase-25 isoform X1 has protein sequence MHSSTEMARSWSLLLPLALALVASAAHAAIVEHTFNVGNLSISQLCQPDRIITAVNGQLPGPTIRASEGDTVVVHLVNESPYGMTIHWHGIFQRGSQWADGPAMVTQCPVQPGSNYTYRFNVTGQEGTLWWHAHFSFLRATVYGALIILPRGGAEAYPFTKPDKEEIIMFGEWWNANVFDLQQMALLTGIPAGPADAYTINGKPGDFYNCSAPNQTHMFEVKKNETYLLRIINAALNTPLFFKVANHTFTVVAADACYTTPYKTNVVVVGPGQTVDALMVADAVVGRYYMAASPYDSGIPSGPPFSRTNATAVLEYAGGPNTTSPPALPQLPEFNDTNTAHRFLSNLTALVLPGKPTVPLAVDTRMFVTVGMGVADCQPEQTLCNRSRTMFASSMNNASFVPPRSTSMLEAHYSNLTAGVYTRDFPDQPPVLFDYTADASNNATMQYTTKSTKVRTLRYNETVEMVLQNTRLIAKESHPMHLHGFNFFVLAQGFGNYNQTTAARQFNLVNPQERNTVLVPTGGWAVIRFIADNPGMWYMHCHFEAHLDLGLGMVFEVQDGPTPDTSLPPPPKDLPQC, from the exons GTCGGGAACCTCTCCATTAGCCAGCTCTGCCAGCCGGACAGGATCATCACGGCGGTGAATGGCCAGCTACCGGGCCCGACGATTCGGGCCAGCGAGGGTGACACGGTGGTTGTACACCTCGTCAATGAATCGCCATACGGCATGACCATCCACTG GCATGGCATATTCCAGCGTGGCAGTCAGTGGGCAGACGGGCCGGCGATGGTCACGCAGTGCCCCGTCCAGCCAGGCAGCAACTACACCTACCGCTTCAACGTCACCGGGCAGGAGGGCACGCTCTGGTGGCATGCCCACTTCTCCTTCCTCCGCGCCACCGTCTATGGTGCCCTCATCATCCTGCCCCGCGGCGGCGCCGAGGCCTACCCCTTCACCAAGCCCGACAAGGAGGAGATCATCATGTTCGGGGAGTGGTGGAACGCCAATGTATTCGACTTGCAGCAGATGGCGCTACTCACCGGAATTCCTGCCGGGCCAGCCGACGCCTACACCATCAACGGCAAGCCGGGAGACTTCTACAACTGCTCCGCCCCAAATC AGACGCACATGTTCGAGGTGAAGAAGAACGAGACGTACCTGCTCCGGATCATCAACGCTGCGCTCAACACGCCTCTGTTCTTCAAGGTGGCGAACCACACCTTCACCGTGGTGGCGGCGGACGCGTGCTACACCACACCGTACAAGACGAACGTGGTGGTGGTTGGGCCCGGGCAGACCGTGGACGCGCTCATGGTCGCGGACGCCGTGGTCGGGCGATACTACATGGCGGCGTCTCCCTATGATAGTGGGATACCGTCGGGGCCGCCGTTCAGCAGGACCAACGCGACGGCGGTGCTAGAGTACGCCGGCGGACCGAACACGACCTCGCCGCCTGCGCTTCCACAGTTGCCGGAGTTCAACGACACGAACACCGCCCACAGGTTCCTCTCCAACCTCACCGCGTTGGTGCTCCCCGGCAAGCCGACCGTGCCGCTCGCGGTGGACACCCGCATGTTTGTCACCGTCGGGATGGGCGTCGCCGACTGCCAGCCGGAGCAGACGTTGTGCAACCGGAGCCGCACCATGTTCGCGTCGAGCATGAACAACGCGTCCTTCGTGCCGCCGAGGAGCACCTCCATGCTCGAGGCCCACTACAGCAACTTGACGGCGGGCGTCTACACCCGCGACTTCCCCGACCAGCCGCCGGTCCTCTTCGACTACACCGCCGACGCGAGCAACAACGCCACGATGCAGTACACAACCAAGTCGACCAAGGTGCGGACGCTCCGGTACAACGAGACGGTGGAGATGGTGCTCCAGAACACGCGGCTCATCGCCAAGGAGAGCCACCCCATGCACCTCCACGGCTTCAACTTCTTCGTCCTAGCACAGGGCTTTGGGAACTACAACCAGACAACCGCGGCGCGGCAATTCAACCTCGTCAACCCCCAAGAGCGCAACACCGTCCTCGTCCCCACCGGTGGCTGGGCTGTCATCCGCTTCATCGCCGACAATCCAG GGATGTGGTACATGCACTGTCACTTCGAGGCTCATCTTGATCTCGGGTTGGGAATGGTGTTTGAGGTTCAGGACGGGCCCACACCGGATACTTCTCTGCCGCCGCCACCTAAAGACCTGCCGCAATGTTGA